Proteins encoded together in one Camelus dromedarius isolate mCamDro1 chromosome 11, mCamDro1.pat, whole genome shotgun sequence window:
- the MIP gene encoding lens fiber major intrinsic protein isoform X2 — MPGELLVESLALVFDEVALAFGLALATLVQAVGHISGAHVNPAVTFAFLVGSQMSLLRAICYMVAQLLGAVAGAAVLYSVTPPAVRGNLALNTLHPGVSVGQATIVEIFLTLQFVLCIFATYDERRNGRLGSVALAVGFSLTLGHLFGMYYTGAGMNPARSFAPAILTRNFTNHWVYWVGPIIGGGLGSLLYDFLLFPRLKSVSERLSILKGARPSESNGQPEATAEPVELKTQAL; from the exons ATGCCTGGAGAGCTGCTGGTGGAGAGCCTGGCACTGGTTTTTGATGAG GTGGCTCTGGCCTTCGGCCTGGCCCTGGCTACGCTGGTGCAAGCTGTGGGCCACATCAGTGGAGCCCATGTCAATCCTGCAGTCACTTTCGCCTTCCTTGTGGGCTCTCAGATGTCCCTGCTCCGTGCCATCTGCTATATGGTAGCCCAACTCCTGGGAGCCGTGGCTGGGGCCGCCGTGCTGTACAGTGTCACCCCACCTGCCGTCCGAGGAAACCTAGCACTTAACACG TTGCACCCTGGGGTGAGTGTGGGCCAGGCCACCATAGTGGAGATCTTCCTGACGCTCCAGTTCGTGCTCTGCATCTTTGCCACATACGACGAGAGGCGGAATGGCCGCCTGGGCTCTGTGGCCTTGGCCGTCGGCTTCTCCCTCACCCTGGGGCACCTCTTTGGG atgtaTTATACTGGTGCAGGCATGAACCCTGCCCGTTCCTTTGCTCCTGCCATTCTCACCAGGAACTTCACCAACCACTGG GTGTACTGGGTGGGCCCCATCATTGGAGGGGGCCTGGGCAGTCTCCTTTATGACTTTCTCCTCTTCCCCCGGCTCAAGAGCGTTTCTGAGAGACTGTCTATTCTCAAGGGTGCCAGGCCCAGTGAATCCAATGGACAACCAGAGGCCACAGCGGAACCTGTTGAACTGAAGACCCAAGCTCTGTAA
- the MIP gene encoding lens fiber major intrinsic protein isoform X1, whose translation MWELRSASFWRAIFAEFFATLFYVFFGLGASLRWTPGPLHVLQVALAFGLALATLVQAVGHISGAHVNPAVTFAFLVGSQMSLLRAICYMVAQLLGAVAGAAVLYSVTPPAVRGNLALNTLHPGVSVGQATIVEIFLTLQFVLCIFATYDERRNGRLGSVALAVGFSLTLGHLFGMYYTGAGMNPARSFAPAILTRNFTNHWVYWVGPIIGGGLGSLLYDFLLFPRLKSVSERLSILKGARPSESNGQPEATAEPVELKTQAL comes from the exons ATGTGGGAACTGCGGTCAGCCTCCTTCTGGAGGGCAATATTTGCTGAGTTCTTTGCTACCCTCTTCTATGTCTTCTTCGGGCTGGGGGCCTCACTGCGTTGGACCCCTGGACCCCTGCATGTCTTACAGGTGGCTCTGGCCTTCGGCCTGGCCCTGGCTACGCTGGTGCAAGCTGTGGGCCACATCAGTGGAGCCCATGTCAATCCTGCAGTCACTTTCGCCTTCCTTGTGGGCTCTCAGATGTCCCTGCTCCGTGCCATCTGCTATATGGTAGCCCAACTCCTGGGAGCCGTGGCTGGGGCCGCCGTGCTGTACAGTGTCACCCCACCTGCCGTCCGAGGAAACCTAGCACTTAACACG TTGCACCCTGGGGTGAGTGTGGGCCAGGCCACCATAGTGGAGATCTTCCTGACGCTCCAGTTCGTGCTCTGCATCTTTGCCACATACGACGAGAGGCGGAATGGCCGCCTGGGCTCTGTGGCCTTGGCCGTCGGCTTCTCCCTCACCCTGGGGCACCTCTTTGGG atgtaTTATACTGGTGCAGGCATGAACCCTGCCCGTTCCTTTGCTCCTGCCATTCTCACCAGGAACTTCACCAACCACTGG GTGTACTGGGTGGGCCCCATCATTGGAGGGGGCCTGGGCAGTCTCCTTTATGACTTTCTCCTCTTCCCCCGGCTCAAGAGCGTTTCTGAGAGACTGTCTATTCTCAAGGGTGCCAGGCCCAGTGAATCCAATGGACAACCAGAGGCCACAGCGGAACCTGTTGAACTGAAGACCCAAGCTCTGTAA
- the GLS2 gene encoding glutaminase liver isoform, mitochondrial isoform X2, with the protein MPFPLDLGLWVCRARAVTCRPPGRAFGQVGVLDGACPSDSSESGMLSRLGDLLFYTIAEGQERIPIHKFTTALKATGLQTSDPRLRDCMSQMRHMVRESSSGGLLDRDLFRKCVSSNIVLLTQAFRKKFVIPDFEEFTSHVDRIFEDAKELTGGKVAAYIPQLAKSNPDLWGVSLCTVDGQRHSVGHTKIPFCLQSCVKPLTYAISVSTLGTDYVHKFVGKEPSGLRYNKLSLNEEGIPHNPMVNAGAIVVSSLIKMDCNKAEKFDFVLQYLNKMAGNEYMGFSNATFQSEKETGDRNYAIGYYLKEKKCFPKGVDMMAALDLYFQLCSVEVTCESGSVMAATLANGGICPITGESVLSAEAVRNTLSLMHSCGMYDFSGQFAFHVGLPAKSAVSGAILLVVPNVMGMMCLSPPLDKLGNSYRGVSFCQKLVSLFNFHNYDNLKHCARKLDPRREGGEVRNKTVVNLLFAASSGDVSALRRFALSAMDMEQKDYDSRTALHVAAAEGHTEVVKFLIEACKVNPFVKDRWGNIPLDDAVQFNHLEVVKLLQDYQDSYTPSETQAEAAAEVLSKENLESMV; encoded by the exons TGATTCTTCAGAGAGTGGTATGCTGTCCCGCCTGGGTGATCTGCTCTTCTACACTATTGCTGAGGGACAGGAACGAATCCCTATCCACAAGTTCACCACT GCACTGAAGGCCACTGGACTGCAGACGTCGGATCCCCGGCTCCGGGACTGCATGAGCCAGATGCGCCACATGGTTCGAGAGTCCAGCAGTGGTGGCCTCTTGGACCGAGATCTCTTCCGAAA GTGTGTGAGCAGCAACATTGTGCTCCTGACCCAGGCATTCCGAAAGAAGTTTGTCATTCCTGATTTTGAGGAGTTCACGAGCCATGTGGACCGCATCTTTGAAGATGCCAAAGAGCTCACTGGAGGCAAA GTGGCGGCCTACATCCCTCAGCTGGCCAAGTCAAATCCAGACCTGTGGGGCGTCTCTCTGTGCACTGTGGATGGTCAGCG GCACTCCGTGGGCCACACAAAGATCCCCTTCTGCCTGCAGTCCTGTGTGAAGCCTCTCACCTATGCCATCTCCGTAAGCACCCTGGGCACAGACTACGTGCACAAGTTTGTGGGCAAGGAGCCCAGCGGCCTGCGCTACAACAAGCTCTCCCTCAACGAGGAAG GGATCCCCCATAACCCCATGGTCAATGCTGGTGCCATTGTTGTGAGCTCCCTGATCAAG aTGGACTGTAACAAAGCAGAGAAGTTTGATTTT gtTTTGCAATATCTGAACAAAATGGCTGGGAATGAATACATGGGTTTCAGCAATGCCAC ATTCcagtcagagaaggaaacaggggaTCGGAATTATGCCATCGGCTATTATCTAAAGGAAAAGAAG TGCTTTCCTAAAGGGGTGGACATGATGGCTGCCCTCGATCTCTACTTCCAG CTGTGCTCCGTGGAGGTGACCTGTGAATCAGGCAGTGTCATGGCAGCCACCCTGGCCAACGGCGGGATCTGCCCCATCACAGGCGAGAGCGTGCTGAGCGCTGAAGCAGTGCGCAACACCCTCAGCCTCATGCACTCCTGCGGCATGTACGACTTCTCGGGCCAGTTTGCCTTCCAC GTGGGTCTGCCAGCCAAGTCAGCGGTGTCAGGAGCCATCCTCCTGGTGGTGCCCAATGTCATGGGAATGATGTGTCTGTCACCTCCACTGGACAAGCTGGGGAACAGCTATAGGGGCGTCAGCTTCTGCCAG AAGTTGGTGTCTCTCTTCAATTTCCACAACTATGACAACCTGAAGCACTGTGCTCGGAAGTTAGACCCACGGCGTGAAGGGGGAGAAGTTCGG AACAAGACTGTGGTGAACCTGTTATTTGCTGCCTCTAGTGGAGATGTCTCAGCTCTTCGAAG GTTTGCCTTGTCAGCCATGGACATGGAACAGAAAGACTATGACTCCCGCACAGCTCTGCATGTTGCTGCAGCTGAAG GACACACTGAAGTCGTTAAATTCCTGATTGAGGCTTGCAAAGTGAATCCTTTTGTTAAGGACAG GTGGGGCAACATCCCCCTGGATGATGCTGTGCAGTTCAACCACCTGGAGGTGGTGAAACTGCTCCAAGATTACCAGGACTCATACACACCATCTGAGACTCAGGCTGAAGCAGCAGCTGAGGTCCTGTCCAAAGAGAACTTAGAGAGCATGGTGTGA
- the GLS2 gene encoding glutaminase liver isoform, mitochondrial isoform X3: MLSRLGDLLFYTIAEGQERIPIHKFTTALKATGLQTSDPRLRDCMSQMRHMVRESSSGGLLDRDLFRKCVSSNIVLLTQAFRKKFVIPDFEEFTSHVDRIFEDAKELTGGKVAAYIPQLAKSNPDLWGVSLCTVDGQRHSVGHTKIPFCLQSCVKPLTYAISVSTLGTDYVHKFVGKEPSGLRYNKLSLNEEGIPHNPMVNAGAIVVSSLIKMDCNKAEKFDFVLQYLNKMAGNEYMGFSNATFQSEKETGDRNYAIGYYLKEKKCFPKGVDMMAALDLYFQLCSVEVTCESGSVMAATLANGGICPITGESVLSAEAVRNTLSLMHSCGMYDFSGQFAFHVGLPAKSAVSGAILLVVPNVMGMMCLSPPLDKLGNSYRGVSFCQKLVSLFNFHNYDNLKHCARKLDPRREGGEVRNKTVVNLLFAASSGDVSALRRFALSAMDMEQKDYDSRTALHVAAAEGHTEVVKFLIEACKVNPFVKDRWGNIPLDDAVQFNHLEVVKLLQDYQDSYTPSETQAEAAAEVLSKENLESMV; encoded by the exons ATGCTGTCCCGCCTGGGTGATCTGCTCTTCTACACTATTGCTGAGGGACAGGAACGAATCCCTATCCACAAGTTCACCACT GCACTGAAGGCCACTGGACTGCAGACGTCGGATCCCCGGCTCCGGGACTGCATGAGCCAGATGCGCCACATGGTTCGAGAGTCCAGCAGTGGTGGCCTCTTGGACCGAGATCTCTTCCGAAA GTGTGTGAGCAGCAACATTGTGCTCCTGACCCAGGCATTCCGAAAGAAGTTTGTCATTCCTGATTTTGAGGAGTTCACGAGCCATGTGGACCGCATCTTTGAAGATGCCAAAGAGCTCACTGGAGGCAAA GTGGCGGCCTACATCCCTCAGCTGGCCAAGTCAAATCCAGACCTGTGGGGCGTCTCTCTGTGCACTGTGGATGGTCAGCG GCACTCCGTGGGCCACACAAAGATCCCCTTCTGCCTGCAGTCCTGTGTGAAGCCTCTCACCTATGCCATCTCCGTAAGCACCCTGGGCACAGACTACGTGCACAAGTTTGTGGGCAAGGAGCCCAGCGGCCTGCGCTACAACAAGCTCTCCCTCAACGAGGAAG GGATCCCCCATAACCCCATGGTCAATGCTGGTGCCATTGTTGTGAGCTCCCTGATCAAG aTGGACTGTAACAAAGCAGAGAAGTTTGATTTT gtTTTGCAATATCTGAACAAAATGGCTGGGAATGAATACATGGGTTTCAGCAATGCCAC ATTCcagtcagagaaggaaacaggggaTCGGAATTATGCCATCGGCTATTATCTAAAGGAAAAGAAG TGCTTTCCTAAAGGGGTGGACATGATGGCTGCCCTCGATCTCTACTTCCAG CTGTGCTCCGTGGAGGTGACCTGTGAATCAGGCAGTGTCATGGCAGCCACCCTGGCCAACGGCGGGATCTGCCCCATCACAGGCGAGAGCGTGCTGAGCGCTGAAGCAGTGCGCAACACCCTCAGCCTCATGCACTCCTGCGGCATGTACGACTTCTCGGGCCAGTTTGCCTTCCAC GTGGGTCTGCCAGCCAAGTCAGCGGTGTCAGGAGCCATCCTCCTGGTGGTGCCCAATGTCATGGGAATGATGTGTCTGTCACCTCCACTGGACAAGCTGGGGAACAGCTATAGGGGCGTCAGCTTCTGCCAG AAGTTGGTGTCTCTCTTCAATTTCCACAACTATGACAACCTGAAGCACTGTGCTCGGAAGTTAGACCCACGGCGTGAAGGGGGAGAAGTTCGG AACAAGACTGTGGTGAACCTGTTATTTGCTGCCTCTAGTGGAGATGTCTCAGCTCTTCGAAG GTTTGCCTTGTCAGCCATGGACATGGAACAGAAAGACTATGACTCCCGCACAGCTCTGCATGTTGCTGCAGCTGAAG GACACACTGAAGTCGTTAAATTCCTGATTGAGGCTTGCAAAGTGAATCCTTTTGTTAAGGACAG GTGGGGCAACATCCCCCTGGATGATGCTGTGCAGTTCAACCACCTGGAGGTGGTGAAACTGCTCCAAGATTACCAGGACTCATACACACCATCTGAGACTCAGGCTGAAGCAGCAGCTGAGGTCCTGTCCAAAGAGAACTTAGAGAGCATGGTGTGA
- the SPRYD4 gene encoding SPRY domain-containing protein 4 — MALPFARSLCLCRWGAKRLGVAAAEARRGISFKLEEKTAHSSLVLFRGDTGVKYGMVGLEPTKLALNVERFREWAVVLADTAVTSGRHYWEVTVKRSQQFRIGVADVDMSRDSCIGVDDRSWVFTYAQRKWHTMFAKEKAPIEGIGQPEKVGLLLEYEAQKLSLVDVSRVAVVHTLQTDFRGPVVPAFALWDGELLTHSGLEVPEGL; from the exons ATGGCGCTGCCCTTTGCACGCTCGCTGTGCCTGTGCCGCTGGGGAGCCAAACGATTGGGAGTTGCCGCCGCGGAAGCCCGCAGAG GCATCAGTttcaaactggaagaaaagaccgcTCACAGCAGCCTGGTACTCTTCAGAGGTGACACAGGTGTCAAATATGGCATGGTGGGATTGGAGCCCACAAAATTGGCCCTGAATGTGGAGCGATTCCGGGAGTGGGCAGTGGTGCTGGCAGACACAGCGGTCACCAGTGGCAGGCACTACTGGGAGGTGACAGTGAAGCGCTCCCAGCAATTCCGAATAGGAGTGGCAGATGTGGACATGTCCCGGGATAGCTGCATTGGTGTTGACGATCGTTCCTGGGTGTTCACCTATGCCCAGCGCAAGTGGCACACCATGTTCGCCAAAGAGAAAGCCCCTATTGAGGGCATTGGGCAGCCAGAGAAGGTGGGGCTGCTGCTGGAGTATGAGGCCCAGAAGCTGAGCCTGGTGGATGTGAGCCGGGTTGCTGTGGTCCACACACTACAGACAGATTTCCGGGGTCCAGTGGTGCCTGCCTTTGCCCTTTGGGATGGAGAGCTGCTGACCCACTCAGGGCTTGAGGTGCCTGAAGGCCTCTAG
- the MIP gene encoding lens fiber major intrinsic protein isoform X3 — protein MVALAFGLALATLVQAVGHISGAHVNPAVTFAFLVGSQMSLLRAICYMVAQLLGAVAGAAVLYSVTPPAVRGNLALNTLHPGVSVGQATIVEIFLTLQFVLCIFATYDERRNGRLGSVALAVGFSLTLGHLFGMYYTGAGMNPARSFAPAILTRNFTNHWVYWVGPIIGGGLGSLLYDFLLFPRLKSVSERLSILKGARPSESNGQPEATAEPVELKTQAL, from the exons ATG GTGGCTCTGGCCTTCGGCCTGGCCCTGGCTACGCTGGTGCAAGCTGTGGGCCACATCAGTGGAGCCCATGTCAATCCTGCAGTCACTTTCGCCTTCCTTGTGGGCTCTCAGATGTCCCTGCTCCGTGCCATCTGCTATATGGTAGCCCAACTCCTGGGAGCCGTGGCTGGGGCCGCCGTGCTGTACAGTGTCACCCCACCTGCCGTCCGAGGAAACCTAGCACTTAACACG TTGCACCCTGGGGTGAGTGTGGGCCAGGCCACCATAGTGGAGATCTTCCTGACGCTCCAGTTCGTGCTCTGCATCTTTGCCACATACGACGAGAGGCGGAATGGCCGCCTGGGCTCTGTGGCCTTGGCCGTCGGCTTCTCCCTCACCCTGGGGCACCTCTTTGGG atgtaTTATACTGGTGCAGGCATGAACCCTGCCCGTTCCTTTGCTCCTGCCATTCTCACCAGGAACTTCACCAACCACTGG GTGTACTGGGTGGGCCCCATCATTGGAGGGGGCCTGGGCAGTCTCCTTTATGACTTTCTCCTCTTCCCCCGGCTCAAGAGCGTTTCTGAGAGACTGTCTATTCTCAAGGGTGCCAGGCCCAGTGAATCCAATGGACAACCAGAGGCCACAGCGGAACCTGTTGAACTGAAGACCCAAGCTCTGTAA
- the GLS2 gene encoding glutaminase liver isoform, mitochondrial isoform X1, whose product MRSMKALQKALSGAGSHCRRGGWGHLSRSPLLGGGVRHQLSEAAAQGRETPHSHQLQFLDHDSSESGMLSRLGDLLFYTIAEGQERIPIHKFTTALKATGLQTSDPRLRDCMSQMRHMVRESSSGGLLDRDLFRKCVSSNIVLLTQAFRKKFVIPDFEEFTSHVDRIFEDAKELTGGKVAAYIPQLAKSNPDLWGVSLCTVDGQRHSVGHTKIPFCLQSCVKPLTYAISVSTLGTDYVHKFVGKEPSGLRYNKLSLNEEGIPHNPMVNAGAIVVSSLIKMDCNKAEKFDFVLQYLNKMAGNEYMGFSNATFQSEKETGDRNYAIGYYLKEKKCFPKGVDMMAALDLYFQLCSVEVTCESGSVMAATLANGGICPITGESVLSAEAVRNTLSLMHSCGMYDFSGQFAFHVGLPAKSAVSGAILLVVPNVMGMMCLSPPLDKLGNSYRGVSFCQKLVSLFNFHNYDNLKHCARKLDPRREGGEVRNKTVVNLLFAASSGDVSALRRFALSAMDMEQKDYDSRTALHVAAAEGHTEVVKFLIEACKVNPFVKDRWGNIPLDDAVQFNHLEVVKLLQDYQDSYTPSETQAEAAAEVLSKENLESMV is encoded by the exons TGATTCTTCAGAGAGTGGTATGCTGTCCCGCCTGGGTGATCTGCTCTTCTACACTATTGCTGAGGGACAGGAACGAATCCCTATCCACAAGTTCACCACT GCACTGAAGGCCACTGGACTGCAGACGTCGGATCCCCGGCTCCGGGACTGCATGAGCCAGATGCGCCACATGGTTCGAGAGTCCAGCAGTGGTGGCCTCTTGGACCGAGATCTCTTCCGAAA GTGTGTGAGCAGCAACATTGTGCTCCTGACCCAGGCATTCCGAAAGAAGTTTGTCATTCCTGATTTTGAGGAGTTCACGAGCCATGTGGACCGCATCTTTGAAGATGCCAAAGAGCTCACTGGAGGCAAA GTGGCGGCCTACATCCCTCAGCTGGCCAAGTCAAATCCAGACCTGTGGGGCGTCTCTCTGTGCACTGTGGATGGTCAGCG GCACTCCGTGGGCCACACAAAGATCCCCTTCTGCCTGCAGTCCTGTGTGAAGCCTCTCACCTATGCCATCTCCGTAAGCACCCTGGGCACAGACTACGTGCACAAGTTTGTGGGCAAGGAGCCCAGCGGCCTGCGCTACAACAAGCTCTCCCTCAACGAGGAAG GGATCCCCCATAACCCCATGGTCAATGCTGGTGCCATTGTTGTGAGCTCCCTGATCAAG aTGGACTGTAACAAAGCAGAGAAGTTTGATTTT gtTTTGCAATATCTGAACAAAATGGCTGGGAATGAATACATGGGTTTCAGCAATGCCAC ATTCcagtcagagaaggaaacaggggaTCGGAATTATGCCATCGGCTATTATCTAAAGGAAAAGAAG TGCTTTCCTAAAGGGGTGGACATGATGGCTGCCCTCGATCTCTACTTCCAG CTGTGCTCCGTGGAGGTGACCTGTGAATCAGGCAGTGTCATGGCAGCCACCCTGGCCAACGGCGGGATCTGCCCCATCACAGGCGAGAGCGTGCTGAGCGCTGAAGCAGTGCGCAACACCCTCAGCCTCATGCACTCCTGCGGCATGTACGACTTCTCGGGCCAGTTTGCCTTCCAC GTGGGTCTGCCAGCCAAGTCAGCGGTGTCAGGAGCCATCCTCCTGGTGGTGCCCAATGTCATGGGAATGATGTGTCTGTCACCTCCACTGGACAAGCTGGGGAACAGCTATAGGGGCGTCAGCTTCTGCCAG AAGTTGGTGTCTCTCTTCAATTTCCACAACTATGACAACCTGAAGCACTGTGCTCGGAAGTTAGACCCACGGCGTGAAGGGGGAGAAGTTCGG AACAAGACTGTGGTGAACCTGTTATTTGCTGCCTCTAGTGGAGATGTCTCAGCTCTTCGAAG GTTTGCCTTGTCAGCCATGGACATGGAACAGAAAGACTATGACTCCCGCACAGCTCTGCATGTTGCTGCAGCTGAAG GACACACTGAAGTCGTTAAATTCCTGATTGAGGCTTGCAAAGTGAATCCTTTTGTTAAGGACAG GTGGGGCAACATCCCCCTGGATGATGCTGTGCAGTTCAACCACCTGGAGGTGGTGAAACTGCTCCAAGATTACCAGGACTCATACACACCATCTGAGACTCAGGCTGAAGCAGCAGCTGAGGTCCTGTCCAAAGAGAACTTAGAGAGCATGGTGTGA